The DNA segment GTCGTTCACGCACTGCCCCGAGCCATTGCAGATCTGGCCCGTCACCACGCTGCCCTGGCAGGTGCTCACGCCGCAGGAGGTGCCCTGCGGGTGGAGCTGGCAGGCGCCCGTGCCATTACAAGCGCCCGTCTGCCCGCAGCTCGTCGCGGCCTGCGTCATGCACTCGTTGTCCGGATCGACGCCGAGCGCGATGGGCCCACACACGCCGTCCGAGCCATTGCCCTTCTTGGCCACGGTGCACGCCTGGCAAAGCCCGCCGCACGTCGTGTTGCAACACACGCCGTCGACGCAGAAGCCCGACGCGCACTGGGCGTTCGTCGAGCACGCCCCGCCATTACCGAGCGGCGGGACACACGCGCCCATCACGCAGGCAAACCCCGAAGCGCAATCGGCGCTCGTCGCGCACGCGCCCTCGCAAGCGCCGCTCGAGCACGCGTACGGCGCACACTCTTGCCCCATCGTGGACGGGATGCACGTGCCCACGCCGTCGCAGATCTGGCCCTTCAGCACCGTCCCATCGCAGAGCGGGCTGCCGCAAGACGTGCCCGCCCCGTGGAGCTGGCAGGCGCCGGCGCCATTACATTGCCCCGTCCTGCCGCAGGTCGAGGCCGCCTCCGCCGAGCACTCGTTGTCCGGATCCGCGCCGACCACGATGGGCCCGCACGTCCCGTCCGCGCCCTCGCCCTTCTTGCCCGCCGAGCACGCCTGGCACGAGCCCGTGCAGGCCGTGTTGCAGCAGACGCCGTCGACGCAGTTGCCCGACTGGCAATCGGCGCTCGTCATGCATTGTGCGCCGTTGCCGAGCAGGCCCACGCACGCGCCGCCCACGCACGAGAAACCGGCCGCGCAATCCGCGCCCGTCGTGCACGAGCTCTTGCACATGTCATTGCTGCAGGTGTACGGCGCGCAGCTCGTCGGCGTGCCGTTCGCCGCGCACGTCCCCGCGCCGTCGCAGGCCTCGGGCTGGAGCGATCCGCCATTACACGTCGATCCGCAGCTCGTGCCCGCAGCATAGAGCTTGCACGCGGCCATGCCGTTGCAGCTCCCGTTCGTCCCGCACGAGCTCGCGCCCTGATCGGTGCACTCGTTGTCGGGATCGGTGTCGACCGCGATCGGCCCGCAGACGCCGTCCGCGCCCGCGCCCTTCTTCGCGGCGGTGCAGGCCTGGCAGGTGCTCGTGCAGCCCGCGTCGCAGCAGACGCCGTCCGCGCAGAACCCGCTCACGCATTGCGCGGCGATCGAGCAGGCCGTGCCGTTCGCGCCCGGCGAGACGTCCGAGAGGAGACGCGCGCGCGCCCGATCCGCGCCGTAGGGCTGCTGCGGATCGAACCGGTAGTACGTGGCGAGGACCTCCTGCGGCTTGCCCGCCGCGAGCTGCGGCCGGAGCTCGCGCTGCAGCACGTCGTTCGACACGACGAGCCCGCCCGGATCCTTGTTCGTGCCGGTGCTCGTGATACGCGCGGCGTAGATGTCCTGATAACTCGAGGTCACGCGGTCGTCCTGCCAGGCGACCCAGTACTGCGTGCCGTCCCAGGCCGCGGAGGGGTAGCCCTGGGTGTTCAGCGCGTTGCTCACGGTGATACCCACGACGTCGAGCACCGTCCCCGCGGCGTTGACGCGGGCGCCGCGCACGTCGTTGGAGCCGTTCCATGCGACAAACCAGTCCGTCCCGTTCGACGCGACCGTGGCGCTCGTCTCGGTCGAACCCACGACGGCCGAGACCGGGATCGCGAGCGCGCCCGCGTCGAGGACCGAGCCGTCGGGCGCGACGCGCGAGGCGAAGATGTCGCTCGAGTTCGTCGGCTTGGTCCAGGCGACGAGGTAGTTCGTCCCGTTGTACGCGAGGGCGGGGAACGAGCCGCCGCCGGTCGAGATCTTGATGCCCGCGGGATCGAGCACGGTCGACGCGGGCGCGACACGCGCGCCCCAGATCTCGACGCTGCTGGCGTCGCGCCACGTGACGAGCCAGTTCGTCCCGTCGGCCGCGACGACAGGGTTCATCTGGTTGCCGCTCGCCGTGTTCACGGCGACGCCGCCGGCGTCGAGCACGGCGCCCGTGCTGGAGACACGCGACGCGAAGATGTCGTCGTTGCCGGAGCCGTTCCGCCGGTCTTGCCAGACCACGAGCCAGTCGGCGCCGTTCGCCGCGACGGACGGGACGAGCTGCACGTCCGTCGCCTGCGAGATCGCGATCCCGCCCGGATCGAGCACCGTTCCCGCGCTGGAGAGGCGCGCGCCCCAGATGTCGCTCGTGAGGCCCGGGCGCAGGTCCTCCCAGACCACGAGCCAGTTCGTCCCGTTGTATGCGACGCGCGGGTGACGCTCGTCGTTCGAAGCGCGGGAGAGCAGCGTGCTCGTGGCGTCGACCTTGACGATCGCGTTCGACACGCGCAGCCCGTAGATGTCGGACGAGGTCCCCGTCACCTCGTTGCGCAGGTCGCTGAAGGCCACGTAGAAGTTCGTCCCGTCGTGCGCCGCCCCGGGGTACAGGCGCATGCCCATCTCGTTCGTCACGACGGTCGCCGTCACGAGCACCGCCGCGCCCGAGCTCACGCGTGCGCCATAGACCTGGATCTGGTCGTCCCAGAACACGCCGTAGCCGTTGCCCGCGAAGACGACGGCGACGTTCGTGGGAGCGAACGCATTCGCGCCCGACCCGATGGTGAAGCCGCTGCTCCCATCCATGACGCTGCCGGTCGACGAGATGCGCTGGCCGTAGACGGTGTTCGCGTTGGAGTGGTTGTCCCAGGCGAGCAGCCAGTTCACCCCGTCCGACGCCAACCCGATCGGCCCGTTGGGACAAACCGAGCTGTTGTTGCATGCGTAGATGTCGCTCGCGTCGATCACGGTGCCGGCGGGAGACACGCGTCGCCCGACGACGCGATAATACGACGCGCCCGTCCAGACGTTCGTCGCGACGAGGTAGTGCGTACCGTTGAAGGCGACCGCCGTGTCGACCGGATTGTACGTCGACGAGGTGATGGTCACGGTCGTCGGGTTGACCGTACCGTTCATCCCGACGAACGACCCGCGCACCACGTTGTTCGACCCGTGCACGATGAAGTAGTTCGTGCCGTCGAACGCGATCGAAGGAGCGCTCTTGCTGCCGCCGGTGGCAACGGCGATCCCGTTCGGATCCTGCACGACGCCTGCCGCGGTGACGCGCGCGGCGTAGACGTCACTCACGCCGTTGCGCGTGTCGAGCCACGTGACCATCCAGTCCGTCCCGTTGTTCGCCACGGCCGGCGAATACTGGTAGCCCTTCGCGACCGCGATCGGGATGCCCGACGTATCGAGCACGGTGCCGGCCGACGACACGCGCGCGCCGTACACGGCCTCGGAGCCCTGGTACCGAGTGTCCGACCAGACGACGAGGAAGTTGCCGCCCGCGTACGAGACGACCGTCTCGTACTGCTCCCTGGTCGTCGCGGCGTGCACGGGCGTGTCGATCGCGGTCTCGGGGCCGATCACGGGATCGAGCACCGCCGGATACGCGCTCGCGTCGAGCACGGAAGACGGCACGCGCAGCACGATGCGCCCGTCCACGAAGTCCGACTCCACGTGCGTCCGCACGCCGTTCGCGTCGATCCACGTGGCCACGCCGTAACGCACGCCGACGCCCGTCGCGGGATCGGCGAAGTGCAAGCCGCCCTCGGTCTCGCCGAGGAACTCTTCACCCGTCACCGCGATCTTCAGCTCGAGATCACCCACGCCCGCCGGGCGATCGGCGAATTCGAAGCTCTGCTCGACGCCCTCCTCGTCGTTCTCGAGGTGCTCGACGACGGCGCCGCGCTGGATGCCGAGGCTCGCGTCGGCGCGCACCGCGGCCGTGCCGCCGCGCGTCTCCACGATCGACGTCCCGCCGCGCGTGATGCTCTCCAGCGACGCGACGAACGGCGCCGTGGTGCTCTCCTCGGGCGTGACCGCGAGGTCGCCCTCGCTCGGCCACACCATGAGCGCCTCGGGGCTCGCCTTGACCGCGTACGTCACGTGCCCGGCCGAGAACTCGGAGCCCTCGGCGCGATAGCCGAAGTGCGTCCGGCGCATGACGGCGGCGAGATCGGGGGACGCGGCAGGGTTTGTCACGGCCGCGGCCTGCGCCGGAGCGCCTGCATTTTCCTGCGGGCCCGGGTTTGGCTTTTCAGAACTACACCCTGCGAGCGCGGCGAGGATCAGGCTGTGACAAACCCAGCCGATCGCCGCGCCGAGGATCCGCCGATGGGCGGCGCGCGTGCGTGGAACGGATCGAGATTGCATGTCTCCCACCAGGTGAATGCTGGCCCCGCGTGTACACCGCGGCTCGACGAGGCCGCAGCCGGCGGGGACGTTTTCGGCGCGCATCGGACAGCATGGACCGGCGCACGTCAAGCGACGGGGACCCGCATTCCGCGAGGAGACGTCAGCGCGTGTCGGACCGCTCGAGCACGCGACCGGCGAGCCGCACGAAGAGCACGCAGAGCGGGATCACGACCACGAGCGAGAGAGGGCCAAGCCACGCGGAGGTGGCGTCGTGCCAGAGGAGGGTGGGCATGGCGATCGTGGATCGCAACGTCGTGTGGTTCTCGTAGACGTCGGGGCGATAGATCAAGACGGCGCTCGGCAGCACGGGCACGAGCCACACGACGGCCCCGACGAGCAACGCATGGAAGGTGTCGCGCATGCGCACGAGCAGCGGCAAGAGCAGCGCGAGCAGGAGCAGCGCGTACGCGGTGAGAAAGAGCCCCGCGCCGAGCGCGCCTGCGAAGCTGATCATGTCGCCCGGCACGAGGTGCGGCACGAGCGCGATCGCCGTCACGATGGAGACGGCCGCGCCGCTCGCAGCCGCAGCGCCGAGGATGGGAACGACGCGCGCGGCGAGGACCACGTGGGCCGGGATCGGCTTGGCGAGCAAGAGCTCGAGCCGACCCTCTTCCCGGGCCGCGACGAGGGCGCCGAGCAGGCCCGCGAGCCCCACGAAAAACGCAGCGAAATACGAGGCGAGCAGGTCGTTGACGAGCAGGACCGCCGCCATGCCCCGGATGTCGAACGCCTGCTCCAGGAAGCGGATCACGCGCTCGGGCAGACGCACGAGGAGCGCGTGGGTCCCAAGGACCGCGGCGGCGCCGACGATCGCAGCCGCCATCGGAGCGCGGCGCGGCATGTGGCGCGCCTCGAGCACGTAATAATCGCGGAGCGAAGCCGACGTGGTCATGATCAAGCCTCCATGCGGCGCACGCCGGCGGCGCCGACGCCGATCGCGGCGATCGAGAGGAGCGCGAGGGCGAACATCGGCGGCGCGAGCTCGGCCGGGCCGAGGTGGTCGAGGCTCCCGAGCGAGAGCGCGCCGAGCGCGATGGGGTTCACGAGCAACGCGGGCCGCCACGCCGGCTGGTAGAAGCCGACGAGCGACATCCCGACGAGCAGGCCGAGCACCGTGAGCCCGATCAAAGCGGACGCGCCGCGGTGCTTCACCCAGGCGGCGATCGCGGCCGAGAGCCCGGTCGCGAAGACCGCGCCGAAGAGGTGCAGCGTCATCGCGGCGAGGAACGTCCCGGGTCGGAAGCCCGGCACGCGCGAGGGGAAGTAGAGCAGGCCGAGGAGCTGCGTGCCCACGTGGAGCGTGGCCATGACGCCACACGCGCTGATCGCGCGTAACGCGAAGTAACGCGGCATCGAGAGGGGTTTGGCCGCGAGGATCGAGAGCACGCCGACGTCGCGCTCGCGCAGCACGACGCCGCTCGCGAGCACGACCGGGAGGAACGCGATCGCCTTGTTCATCGCGAGGTCGATCCACACGAACATGAAGATCACGAACGGCCTGTCGTCGCCGAACCACATGGCGATCGCGTCCTGCACGTGCGCGGGCGGGCGCGCGAGCATCGCCGGAATGGCGAGCACCGCGTAGAGGAGCATGGCGCCGCAGAGCCACGTCTTGCGCTCGCGCAAGGTCGCGAGATAGTCGAGCCACTGGAGCCGGATCACGCGGCCTCCTTGCGCACGAGCGCGAGGTAGAGGTCGTCCATCGTGCGAGCGCCGTGCCGATCCTTGAGCTCTTCGACGTCGCCGAACGCGACGAGCCTGGCCCGATGCAGGACGGCCACGTGCCGGCAAAGCGCCTCGACGTCGGAGAGGATGTGCGACGAAAAGAGGACGGTGACGCCCCGATCGCGGGCGAGCTCGCGGAGCAGCTCGAGCAGCTCGTGGCGGCCGAGCGGATCGAGGCCCGAGGTCGGCTCGTCGAGCAAGAGCACGCGTGGCTCGTTGATGAGCGCCTGGGCGAGCCCCACCTTCTGCGCCATGCCGGTGGAGAAGCCGCGCAGCGCTCGATCCGCGTCACGCACGAGGTCGAAACGTCGGAGCAGCGCCTCCGCGCGCTCCGTGATCACGTCCCGCGGGAGCGCGAACATGGCGCCGACGTATTGCAAGAATTGCCGCGCCGTCATGTCGGGCGGGAGGGTGTAATGCGCCGGCAAATACCCCGCTGTGCGGCGAACCTCGAGCGTCTCCTGCCCGACCTCCCGGCCGAGCACGCGCGCCGAGCCGGACGTGAGGGGCGTGAGCCCGAGGAGCATGCGCAGCGTCGTGGTTTTCCCCGCGCCGTTGTGCCCCATGAACCCGAAGACCTCGCCGGGCTCGACGAAAAACGTGACGTCGTCGACGGCCGTCACCCCTCCGAATCGCTTCGTCAGGCCGGAAAGCTCGATTGCATGCGTCTTGGTCATCGCTTGGATCTCCTCGGTTTCGTGCGTCGGGAGCTCTCCGGCTCCTCGGGGTCCCTCTTCGCGGAGAGGCCCGCGCGGAAGACGTCGACGATCGCGTCGAGCGCGCGCTCGGGTGAAAAGAGGCCGAGCTCGGCGACGAGGCCGAGGTGTTGCGGGGCGAAGCGCAGCACCCCGAGGACGATCGGGACCGCGTCGCGATCGACGTCGGCGCGGATCTCGCCGCGCGTGATCCCCTCGTCGACCCAGCCGCGGATCATGGCGACCTGCGCCCGGCCCTGCTCGATCTTTTTCGCGTCCGAGGCGAGCCCGAGCGCGCGCAGATCCGGGTCCTCGCGGAGCAGCTTGCCGAACATCGGATCGGCGAGGAGCTGGCGATACGCGAAGCGCAGGGTGCCGACGATCCGCTCGAGTGGCGACTCGATCGTCATCACCTCCTCGACGTAACGAGCGCCGATCGCCGCGAACGCCTGCTCGACGACCTCACGCAGGAGCGACTCCTTGTCGGCGAACTCGAGGTACAGCGCGCCCTTCGCGCAGCC comes from the Polyangium spumosum genome and includes:
- a CDS encoding MYXO-CTERM sorting domain-containing protein gives rise to the protein MQSRSVPRTRAAHRRILGAAIGWVCHSLILAALAGCSSEKPNPGPQENAGAPAQAAAVTNPAASPDLAAVMRRTHFGYRAEGSEFSAGHVTYAVKASPEALMVWPSEGDLAVTPEESTTAPFVASLESITRGGTSIVETRGGTAAVRADASLGIQRGAVVEHLENDEEGVEQSFEFADRPAGVGDLELKIAVTGEEFLGETEGGLHFADPATGVGVRYGVATWIDANGVRTHVESDFVDGRIVLRVPSSVLDASAYPAVLDPVIGPETAIDTPVHAATTREQYETVVSYAGGNFLVVWSDTRYQGSEAVYGARVSSAGTVLDTSGIPIAVAKGYQYSPAVANNGTDWMVTWLDTRNGVSDVYAARVTAAGVVQDPNGIAVATGGSKSAPSIAFDGTNYFIVHGSNNVVRGSFVGMNGTVNPTTVTITSSTYNPVDTAVAFNGTHYLVATNVWTGASYYRVVGRRVSPAGTVIDASDIYACNNSSVCPNGPIGLASDGVNWLLAWDNHSNANTVYGQRISSTGSVMDGSSGFTIGSGANAFAPTNVAVVFAGNGYGVFWDDQIQVYGARVSSGAAVLVTATVVTNEMGMRLYPGAAHDGTNFYVAFSDLRNEVTGTSSDIYGLRVSNAIVKVDATSTLLSRASNDERHPRVAYNGTNWLVVWEDLRPGLTSDIWGARLSSAGTVLDPGGIAISQATDVQLVPSVAANGADWLVVWQDRRNGSGNDDIFASRVSSTGAVLDAGGVAVNTASGNQMNPVVAADGTNWLVTWRDASSVEIWGARVAPASTVLDPAGIKISTGGGSFPALAYNGTNYLVAWTKPTNSSDIFASRVAPDGSVLDAGALAIPVSAVVGSTETSATVASNGTDWFVAWNGSNDVRGARVNAAGTVLDVVGITVSNALNTQGYPSAAWDGTQYWVAWQDDRVTSSYQDIYAARITSTGTNKDPGGLVVSNDVLQRELRPQLAAGKPQEVLATYYRFDPQQPYGADRARARLLSDVSPGANGTACSIAAQCVSGFCADGVCCDAGCTSTCQACTAAKKGAGADGVCGPIAVDTDPDNECTDQGASSCGTNGSCNGMAACKLYAAGTSCGSTCNGGSLQPEACDGAGTCAANGTPTSCAPYTCSNDMCKSSCTTGADCAAGFSCVGGACVGLLGNGAQCMTSADCQSGNCVDGVCCNTACTGSCQACSAGKKGEGADGTCGPIVVGADPDNECSAEAASTCGRTGQCNGAGACQLHGAGTSCGSPLCDGTVLKGQICDGVGTCIPSTMGQECAPYACSSGACEGACATSADCASGFACVMGACVPPLGNGGACSTNAQCASGFCVDGVCCNTTCGGLCQACTVAKKGNGSDGVCGPIALGVDPDNECMTQAATSCGQTGACNGTGACQLHPQGTSCGVSTCQGSVVTGQICNGSGQCVNDAMGQDCAPYVCSAGTCKNPCTNSNECLPGNVCNAGACQPAGSPGAPCANASECSSGFCVDGVCCDAACNGGCEACSTAKKGQGADGACGPIKNGTDPDNECAAQVPSTCGQNGQCNGDGACALHASGTQCAPGACAGTTQTNPSQCDGGGTCVAGTETSCVPGYACDGTKCATSCTSDSQCAPDHECDPVMEWCIPSMGAGGAGGAGGAGGAGGAGGAGGAGGDGGAGGNGGNGGAGGAGGAGGAGGMGGMGGRDGAGGGGQTTDSSGCGCRTAPASSTASGVGALLVVAAFGLRRRRRSA
- a CDS encoding TetR/AcrR family transcriptional regulator, which encodes MAGRRIQKPRDPARRQRILEAARRHFTQHGFKGTNLDAVAAEAGCAKGALYLEFADKESLLREVVEQAFAAIGARYVEEVMTIESPLERIVGTLRFAYRQLLADPMFGKLLREDPDLRALGLASDAKKIEQGRAQVAMIRGWVDEGITRGEIRADVDRDAVPIVLGVLRFAPQHLGLVAELGLFSPERALDAIVDVFRAGLSAKRDPEEPESSRRTKPRRSKR
- a CDS encoding ABC transporter ATP-binding protein, which translates into the protein MTKTHAIELSGLTKRFGGVTAVDDVTFFVEPGEVFGFMGHNGAGKTTTLRMLLGLTPLTSGSARVLGREVGQETLEVRRTAGYLPAHYTLPPDMTARQFLQYVGAMFALPRDVITERAEALLRRFDLVRDADRALRGFSTGMAQKVGLAQALINEPRVLLLDEPTSGLDPLGRHELLELLRELARDRGVTVLFSSHILSDVEALCRHVAVLHRARLVAFGDVEELKDRHGARTMDDLYLALVRKEAA